The Hymenobacter oligotrophus genome has a window encoding:
- a CDS encoding PorP/SprF family type IX secretion system membrane protein: protein MHATPASLRLLCSFRFARRGKELATALATIGALGAAPAVQAQDVYYSQPYATRLHLNPAFTGLLDDFSATLAYRNQYPTLIGTLQSSQLAADYRFRDQRSALGLLVNADRGGGLNLTRLEAGFTYAYRTRLARDLYASAGAHAAYGSQRIDYGNLIFGDQLDTDGNSIGPSAEPVELYDPKRYLTLGVGGLLYTSQAWLGVAAHHLNQPLIGYATDAKLPARLAAHGGFKYYFVRSNVKQQYREVSLAPTAAYTYQGGSQRAEVGLYGTSTPLTLGVLWRGALPGPGKAQQSLVTLLGLAWNGFRFGYSYDVSLSRFSREVGGAHELTLCLEKIDLLEAAKRRLRRKNYAAPPCPTF, encoded by the coding sequence ATGCACGCCACCCCCGCCTCGCTACGTTTGCTTTGCAGCTTCCGGTTTGCTCGTCGGGGCAAGGAGCTGGCAACGGCTTTGGCAACGATTGGGGCCCTAGGTGCTGCGCCCGCCGTGCAAGCCCAAGACGTGTACTATTCGCAGCCCTACGCCACGCGGCTGCACCTCAACCCGGCTTTCACGGGCCTGCTCGACGATTTCAGCGCGACGCTCGCCTACCGCAACCAATACCCTACACTGATCGGCACGTTGCAAAGCAGCCAGCTCGCAGCCGATTACCGCTTCCGCGACCAGCGCAGTGCCCTAGGTTTGCTTGTGAATGCCGACAGGGGAGGGGGCCTTAACCTGACGCGGCTGGAGGCAGGCTTTACGTACGCCTACCGCACGCGCTTGGCCCGCGACTTGTATGCCAGCGCCGGGGCCCATGCCGCCTACGGCTCACAGCGCATCGACTACGGCAACCTGATTTTCGGCGACCAGCTCGATACCGACGGCAACTCCATCGGCCCTTCGGCCGAGCCCGTTGAGCTGTACGACCCCAAACGCTACCTTACCCTAGGTGTGGGGGGCTTGCTCTACACCAGCCAGGCCTGGCTGGGCGTGGCGGCGCACCACCTCAACCAGCCGCTTATCGGCTATGCCACAGATGCTAAGCTGCCCGCGCGGCTGGCAGCCCACGGCGGGTTCAAATACTATTTCGTGCGCAGCAACGTTAAGCAGCAGTACCGCGAGGTTAGCCTAGCGCCTACGGCCGCCTACACCTACCAAGGCGGTTCGCAGCGCGCCGAAGTTGGCCTTTACGGTACCAGCACGCCGCTTACCTTGGGCGTGTTGTGGCGTGGTGCTTTGCCCGGGCCCGGCAAGGCGCAACAGAGCTTGGTAACACTTCTTGGCTTGGCATGGAACGGCTTTCGGTTTGGTTACAGTTACGACGTGAGCCTCAGCCGTTTCAGCCGCGAAGTTGGCGGCGCGCACGAGCTCACATTGTGTTTAGAAAAGATTGACTTGCTCGAAGCCGCGAAGCGTCGGCTCAGGCGCAAAAATTACGCCGCTCCCCCTTGTCCGACCTTCTGA
- a CDS encoding exodeoxyribonuclease III, with the protein MKIISYNVNGLRSALSKGLLDWVKEANPDVLCLQEIKAGREALDVAGFEALGYHAYLYPAQKPGYSGVAIFSKQVPRSVTMGCGRELYDHEGRVLRLDFEDVSVLNVYMPSGTSSPERQQFKLDWLAWFSTYIKALRHTVPPLVICGDFNCCPTPIDLHNPKANQNSPGYTPAERAWFAAFLADGYTDSFRHHHPETPHQYSWWSYRAGSRSRNVGWRLDYLLADNALQPRLAAAGLLPDAVHSDHCPAFVELT; encoded by the coding sequence TTGAAAATCATTTCATACAACGTTAACGGCCTGCGCTCGGCCCTGAGCAAAGGCTTGCTTGATTGGGTGAAGGAAGCCAACCCCGATGTGCTTTGCCTGCAAGAAATCAAGGCTGGGCGCGAGGCGTTGGACGTAGCCGGCTTCGAGGCCCTAGGTTACCATGCTTACCTGTACCCGGCCCAAAAGCCGGGCTACAGCGGCGTAGCCATTTTCAGCAAACAAGTGCCTAGGTCGGTAACGATGGGCTGCGGCCGCGAGCTGTACGACCACGAAGGCCGCGTGCTGCGCCTCGACTTCGAAGATGTTTCGGTGCTGAACGTGTACATGCCCTCGGGCACCAGCAGCCCCGAGCGCCAGCAGTTCAAGCTCGATTGGCTGGCGTGGTTCTCAACCTACATCAAAGCGCTGCGCCACACGGTGCCGCCGTTGGTTATTTGCGGCGACTTCAACTGCTGCCCCACGCCCATCGACCTGCACAACCCCAAGGCCAACCAAAACAGTCCCGGCTACACGCCCGCCGAGCGCGCTTGGTTTGCCGCGTTTCTGGCCGATGGCTACACCGATTCGTTTCGGCACCACCACCCCGAAACCCCGCACCAATACTCGTGGTGGAGCTACCGGGCGGGCAGCCGCTCGCGCAACGTGGGCTGGCGCCTCGATTACCTGTTGGCCGACAACGCTCTGCAACCTAGGCTAGCCGCGGCGGGTCTGTTACCCGATGCCGTGCACTCCGACCACTGCCCGGCTTTTGTGGAGCTGACGTAG
- a CDS encoding SUMF1/EgtB/PvdO family nonheme iron enzyme encodes MNFSKYLRLAVVGACALSACKSGPPSAQKPGKYSSTTGIEYNTEEGMKVADYQGIPEGPGLVFIEGGRTVLGSGEEDVAMTHDNLERTVTVASFYMDEAEVANIHWLEYLHYVRKDSSEEVYQKALPDTTVWARDLSFNDPYVDYYLRYPGFRYFPVVGVSWLQANDYCTWRTAKVNENLAGISEEGTEEAPKKKKGGLFGKKNKGGDAPADGAEGTDEEGKVKISIENGNTLPNYRLPTEAEWEYAAQAMIGTQETGNENQENKRVYPWDGRQMRNPYGKKMGQFLANFKRGRGDYAGIAGSLNDGAMITEYIYNYPPNDYGLYNMAGNVNEWVQDVYRPLSFEDMEDLNPFRRNGVLDESEKYDKKGYQSLIDDHVRVYKGGSWKDVAYWLSPGTRRFMAEDSATASIGFRCAMINPGSNK; translated from the coding sequence ATGAATTTTTCCAAGTACCTGCGTTTAGCTGTCGTTGGCGCGTGCGCCCTGTCGGCTTGCAAAAGCGGTCCGCCTTCGGCTCAGAAGCCCGGTAAGTACTCGTCCACCACGGGCATCGAGTACAACACCGAGGAGGGCATGAAGGTAGCTGACTATCAAGGCATCCCCGAGGGCCCCGGCCTGGTGTTCATCGAAGGCGGCCGTACGGTTTTGGGTTCGGGTGAGGAAGATGTGGCCATGACCCACGACAACCTCGAGCGCACCGTAACCGTGGCCTCGTTCTACATGGACGAAGCCGAAGTAGCCAACATCCACTGGCTCGAATACCTGCACTACGTTCGCAAAGACTCGTCGGAGGAGGTTTACCAGAAGGCGCTGCCCGACACCACCGTGTGGGCCCGCGACCTGTCGTTTAACGACCCCTACGTTGACTACTACCTGCGTTACCCCGGCTTCCGCTACTTCCCGGTAGTAGGCGTAAGCTGGCTGCAAGCCAACGACTACTGCACCTGGCGTACGGCCAAGGTGAACGAAAACCTCGCCGGTATTTCCGAAGAGGGCACCGAAGAGGCTCCCAAGAAGAAAAAAGGCGGCCTGTTCGGTAAGAAAAACAAAGGCGGCGACGCCCCTGCCGACGGCGCCGAAGGCACCGACGAAGAAGGCAAGGTAAAAATCTCGATCGAGAACGGTAACACGCTCCCGAACTACCGCCTGCCCACCGAAGCCGAATGGGAATACGCTGCTCAGGCTATGATCGGCACCCAGGAAACCGGCAACGAAAACCAGGAGAACAAGCGCGTGTACCCTTGGGATGGCCGCCAGATGCGTAACCCCTACGGCAAGAAGATGGGCCAGTTCCTGGCGAACTTCAAGCGTGGCCGCGGCGACTACGCCGGTATTGCCGGTTCGCTCAACGACGGCGCCATGATTACGGAGTACATCTACAACTACCCGCCCAACGACTACGGCCTCTACAACATGGCTGGCAACGTAAACGAGTGGGTGCAGGACGTGTACCGCCCGCTGTCGTTCGAAGACATGGAAGACCTGAACCCCTTCCGCCGCAACGGCGTGCTCGACGAATCGGAGAAGTACGACAAGAAAGGCTACCAGTCGCTCATCGACGACCACGTGCGCGTGTACAAAGGCGGCTCGTGGAAGGACGTAGCTTATTGGCTCTCGCCCGGTACGCGTCGCTTCATGGCTGAAGACTCGGCTACGGCCTCGATAGGCTTCCGCTGCGCCATGATCAACCCCGGCTCGAACAAGTAA
- a CDS encoding carboxymuconolactone decarboxylase family protein has product MSLVTEFNDYRQRMNEKIMAADNKVIKRFFNLDTNTYQAGALDVRTKEMLGLACSMVLRCDDCIKYHLGKCYEEGINDSEIYEVFAIANLIGGSIVIPHFRRAVEYWEALKEETATPAAPHAEHSA; this is encoded by the coding sequence ATGAGCCTCGTTACGGAATTTAACGACTACCGCCAGCGCATGAATGAAAAGATCATGGCGGCGGATAACAAAGTCATCAAGCGCTTTTTCAACCTCGATACCAATACCTACCAGGCCGGCGCCCTCGACGTGCGCACCAAGGAAATGCTGGGCCTGGCCTGCTCCATGGTGCTGCGCTGCGACGACTGCATCAAGTACCACCTAGGCAAGTGCTACGAGGAAGGCATCAACGACTCGGAGATTTACGAGGTATTTGCCATTGCCAACCTCATCGGCGGCAGCATCGTGATTCCGCACTTCCGCCGCGCCGTGGAGTACTGGGAAGCCCTGAAAGAAGAAACCGCTACCCCCGCCGCGCCCCACGCCGAACACAGCGCCTAG
- a CDS encoding ComF family protein translates to MLRTALSDFIALIFPRTCLACEQALSRGEQHICTTCRTALPYTDYHLLAPAENPLAPRFWGRVPVEQVLSYLRFLRRGRVQHLLHQLKYRGQSEVGVALGKMYGQELASSGNLADIDLVVPVPLHRRKLAKRGYNQADAFAEGLAASLQVPWSAQALRRNSYTSTQTKKNRAERWENVANVFEVTEPAAVTGKHVLVVDDVLTTGATLEACAQQLLQAGAARVSIATIACA, encoded by the coding sequence ATGCTGCGTACCGCCCTGTCCGATTTCATCGCGCTCATCTTTCCGCGCACTTGCTTGGCCTGCGAGCAAGCCCTGAGCCGTGGCGAGCAGCACATTTGCACCACGTGCCGCACCGCGCTGCCCTACACCGACTACCACCTGCTCGCCCCTGCCGAAAACCCGTTGGCTCCCCGTTTCTGGGGCCGTGTGCCCGTCGAGCAAGTGCTCAGCTACCTGCGCTTTTTGCGGCGGGGCCGCGTCCAGCACTTGTTGCATCAGCTGAAATACCGTGGGCAATCGGAGGTGGGCGTGGCCCTAGGTAAGATGTACGGGCAAGAGCTGGCCTCCAGCGGCAACCTAGCCGACATCGACCTGGTAGTGCCCGTGCCGCTGCACCGGCGCAAGCTGGCCAAGCGCGGCTACAACCAAGCCGATGCGTTTGCAGAAGGCTTAGCCGCGAGTTTGCAGGTGCCGTGGTCGGCGCAAGCGCTGCGGCGCAACAGCTACACCAGCACCCAAACCAAGAAAAACCGCGCCGAACGTTGGGAGAATGTGGCCAACGTGTTTGAAGTGACCGAGCCCGCCGCCGTAACCGGCAAGCACGTGCTGGTGGTGGATGATGTGCTAACCACCGGCGCTACCCTAGAAGCTTGTGCGCAACAGTTGTTGCAGGCCGGGGCTGCCCGCGTTAGCATTGCTACCATTGCCTGCGCCTAG
- a CDS encoding AsmA family protein, protein MRKFFLGLLIFLVVLVAALALAPVLFKDKLKAALDKQLAQKLAARVEYQPENVSVSLLRTFPDMALSIEQLRIIGQDSFARDTLAYLPRLDVGLDLMSVIGGDQIKINQVNLEQPDINVHVLKSGRANWDIVIPDSTLAEQGKDTAAVKLTIKGWKIADGRLRYADESIPFAMQLRGIDHSGSGDFAENVFDMKSQTTAEALTMSYDGTTYLDKKQLTADVTMGMNLGKMLFTFKDNQVRLNDFPFSFQGAIGLPNDTDITYDLTFKALETDFKNILSLVPGTFTKDFDKIETAGKVAFEGYFKGVQNEVRMPGYGVNLQVTNGMFHYPELPEAARNINVDMQVDNPSGFTNNVKVNVKRFHLDLGKNPVDGNVAIDGLEPMKVDGRVKANIDLAEATKVYPVPDMVLRGLLFVDATAKGTYSKTQMPVTQAALRLSNGYVKAKQFPAPIQNLTLNGTVLNTTGQVNDTRIDIPQFRMLLDGEPLEGRVAAQNIDKPVFDANVKGVVDLTKLTKIFPLEGMTVTGRLNGNVAAKGSMADIEAERYQNIVASGTVNAQNVTYKSTDLPQGMRITQATATFNNANIVLQNMAGFVGSSDIAASGTISNYMGYLFTPGQPLRGNLTVNSRRFNVNEWMVDEVSGKPTATATAKGQAAPAAAQGVLEIPKYFDLKLNANVGQVVYDNLKLDNVKGTVGVNDETVNLSGLTFNTLGGAFATTGSYSSKNLQHPRFALGLNIKNLDFQNAFRAFNSVKVLLPLASQVEGIFSTNFNVSGEMGQDMMPVYSSLTGKGLFEVVRAAVGNSPALTKVSNLTQLQELKRFVVENKDVAAEMLNGNFIVKPFDFTVGQIKTTVGGSSNVGGNLEYVMALDVPTGKIGNQLNAKLTQLTGVQDIKGTERVTMGLKIGGTMTNPEVRLTTAGAKAQAKNLVQSVVQSKVDDAKLKLAAKAQVAQDSARRELERKQLELQAKAQQEIEKKRLETEAKLKAKASQGLDNLLNRRKKPAQPTQPAPTEATPPAEAPQPAPAKTDTTSAGGK, encoded by the coding sequence ATGCGTAAATTTTTTCTGGGCTTGCTGATTTTCCTGGTGGTGCTGGTAGCTGCCCTTGCGTTGGCGCCGGTGCTGTTCAAGGACAAGCTGAAAGCCGCCCTCGACAAGCAACTCGCGCAAAAGCTTGCGGCGCGGGTAGAGTACCAACCCGAAAACGTGAGCGTAAGCCTGCTGCGCACCTTCCCCGACATGGCGCTGAGCATCGAACAGCTGCGCATTATTGGGCAGGATTCGTTTGCGCGCGACACTTTGGCTTACCTGCCGCGCCTCGACGTTGGGCTTGATTTGATGAGCGTCATCGGCGGCGACCAGATCAAAATCAACCAAGTCAACCTGGAGCAGCCCGACATCAACGTGCACGTGCTGAAGAGCGGCCGCGCCAACTGGGACATTGTCATTCCGGATTCGACCTTGGCCGAGCAAGGCAAGGACACCGCCGCCGTGAAGCTCACCATCAAAGGTTGGAAAATTGCCGACGGCCGCCTGCGCTACGCCGACGAGAGCATCCCGTTTGCCATGCAGCTGCGCGGCATCGACCACTCGGGCTCGGGCGATTTTGCCGAGAACGTGTTCGATATGAAGTCGCAGACCACGGCCGAGGCACTGACGATGAGCTACGACGGCACCACATACCTCGACAAGAAGCAGCTGACGGCCGACGTGACCATGGGCATGAACCTAGGCAAAATGCTTTTCACTTTCAAGGACAACCAGGTGCGATTGAACGACTTTCCGTTCAGCTTCCAAGGCGCTATTGGCCTGCCCAACGATACCGACATCACCTATGACCTCACCTTCAAGGCCCTCGAAACCGATTTCAAGAATATTCTGAGCTTGGTGCCGGGCACCTTCACAAAGGACTTCGACAAGATTGAAACCGCCGGCAAGGTGGCGTTCGAAGGCTACTTCAAAGGCGTGCAGAACGAGGTGCGAATGCCCGGCTACGGCGTGAACCTGCAGGTAACGAACGGCATGTTCCATTACCCCGAGTTGCCGGAAGCCGCTCGCAACATCAACGTCGACATGCAGGTGGACAACCCTTCGGGCTTTACCAACAACGTGAAGGTGAACGTGAAGCGCTTCCATTTGGACCTAGGTAAGAACCCCGTCGACGGCAACGTGGCCATCGACGGCCTGGAGCCCATGAAGGTAGATGGCCGCGTAAAGGCCAACATCGATTTGGCTGAGGCTACCAAGGTGTACCCCGTGCCCGATATGGTGCTGCGCGGCTTGCTGTTTGTGGATGCAACGGCTAAGGGCACGTACTCCAAAACCCAAATGCCGGTAACGCAGGCGGCTTTGCGCCTCAGTAATGGCTACGTAAAAGCCAAGCAGTTCCCGGCTCCCATCCAAAACCTGACCCTGAACGGCACCGTGCTGAACACCACCGGCCAGGTAAACGACACGCGCATCGACATTCCGCAGTTTCGGATGCTGCTCGACGGCGAGCCGCTGGAGGGCCGCGTGGCTGCCCAGAACATCGACAAGCCCGTGTTCGATGCCAACGTGAAAGGCGTAGTCGACCTGACCAAACTGACCAAGATTTTCCCGCTGGAGGGCATGACGGTTACGGGCCGCCTCAACGGCAACGTGGCCGCCAAAGGCAGCATGGCCGACATTGAGGCCGAGCGTTACCAGAACATCGTGGCCTCGGGCACCGTGAATGCCCAAAACGTGACGTACAAAAGCACCGACCTGCCGCAGGGCATGCGCATTACGCAGGCCACGGCTACCTTCAACAACGCCAACATTGTGTTGCAGAACATGGCGGGCTTTGTGGGCTCGTCGGATATTGCCGCGTCGGGCACCATCAGCAACTACATGGGCTATTTGTTCACGCCTGGTCAGCCGCTGCGCGGCAATCTCACCGTGAACTCGCGCCGCTTCAACGTAAACGAGTGGATGGTAGACGAGGTGAGCGGCAAGCCAACCGCTACGGCTACTGCCAAAGGCCAAGCAGCGCCGGCCGCCGCCCAGGGCGTGCTGGAAATTCCGAAGTACTTCGATCTGAAGTTGAATGCCAACGTGGGCCAGGTGGTGTACGACAACCTGAAGCTCGACAACGTGAAGGGCACCGTTGGCGTGAACGACGAAACGGTAAACCTGAGCGGGCTCACTTTCAACACCCTAGGTGGGGCGTTTGCCACCACGGGTAGCTACAGCAGCAAAAACCTGCAGCACCCGCGCTTTGCGCTGGGCCTGAACATCAAGAACCTCGATTTCCAAAACGCTTTCCGGGCTTTCAATTCCGTGAAGGTGCTGTTGCCGCTGGCTTCGCAGGTGGAGGGCATTTTCTCCACCAACTTCAACGTGAGCGGCGAAATGGGCCAGGACATGATGCCCGTGTACAGCTCGCTCACCGGCAAAGGCTTGTTTGAGGTGGTGCGCGCCGCCGTAGGCAACTCGCCGGCGCTGACGAAAGTGAGCAACCTCACGCAACTGCAGGAGCTCAAGCGCTTTGTGGTGGAAAACAAAGACGTGGCCGCCGAAATGCTCAACGGCAACTTCATCGTGAAGCCCTTTGATTTTACCGTGGGCCAGATCAAAACCACCGTGGGCGGCTCTTCCAACGTGGGCGGCAACCTGGAGTACGTAATGGCGCTGGATGTGCCCACTGGCAAAATTGGCAACCAACTCAACGCCAAGCTCACCCAGTTAACCGGCGTGCAGGACATTAAAGGCACCGAGCGCGTAACCATGGGCCTCAAAATAGGCGGCACCATGACCAACCCCGAGGTGCGCCTGACCACGGCCGGCGCCAAGGCCCAAGCCAAGAACCTAGTGCAAAGCGTAGTGCAAAGCAAGGTCGACGACGCCAAGCTGAAGCTGGCCGCCAAAGCCCAGGTAGCCCAAGACAGCGCCCGCCGCGAGCTGGAGCGCAAGCAACTGGAGCTGCAGGCCAAGGCGCAGCAGGAAATCGAGAAGAAGCGCCTCGAAACCGAAGCCAAGCTGAAGGCCAAGGCATCGCAAGGCCTCGACAACCTGCTAAACCGCCGCAAGAAACCCGCGCAACCGACGCAACCGGCCCCCACCGAGGCCACTCCGCCGGCAGAGGCGCCGCAACCTGCGCCCGCCAAAACCGATACGACCTCCGCTGGAGGTAAGTAA
- a CDS encoding DUF4175 family protein produces the protein MSKGSAMPATQYASSAAAPASWQAVRQHLEGFKRKFYLSLLVRGVLVAGGLLLTLFVVFNLLEYFLYLPTWVRGGLLFGFLGLTVWAFVHWIWQPLAALTNLRRLLSDEQAAQRVGQLFPEVQDRLLNALQLQGQARDNALIAASLEQRAGQLQGIDFAGRIRIKEETRPLWKYAAVPALVAAGLLLVWPSLFVQGTERIFHYNRAYSRPMPFRFVVGNKQLQTFKNEDFKLEVTVEGDVMPNEVSVLYDGRERRLTKVGPGRFAFTFQQPQRSTDFQLAAAGFTSDDYQLRVLERPTLREFAVRAEYPGYLRRAAETLPNDGNLTVPEGTRLTWQFSTAATEQVKLEFLEPNETLTAQAANDDGRFTITRQALRSQPYRVQLRNAISPQRDPIEYQLTVVPDQAPSITVEAFADTATRRYLALAGTLRDDYGLSRLALHYRVGTAQRPGQWRTAPIALANNGPAQTYTHQWDLGPLRLKAGDQLEYAVEVWDNDGLHGPKSARTRPITYRLPSRAEMREQLNASASAMQNKMTSAQEQSKKLQRELAKAEQKLKTKRELSYSDRKEMQQMLQQKQQMDQQLSEMKQLFEQLQQKQEQMDPRSQQLAEKAQELQKLMDSMMDEQTKKLYEELQKLLQQQKAPESEIQKLLEKIENKEETLQKELERAMDLFKQLQLEQKMESTTEQLEKLAEQEQKLAEQTQKAADKPADQRKQENEQLKQQQQEAQKAFEEVKKELQELQKMDQQLDNQNNLDPMQQQQQETEQQMQDSQEQLQKNQNQKASQSQQQAAQNMKEMAQKMRQQMEEEESDEQQENIDHLRDILENLLKLSFDQENLMKQFRQVDQSDPRFVQLSQNQRKLRDDAVVVQDSLYALAKRVFQIQSFVTREVTEMNGQMDQAMEQLRQRNLGRATNSQQLAMTSMNNLALMLNDALKQMQEQQRQAQQNQSGSGSRGKKKKSGQQNPGAGQMGKLQQQLNQQIQQLQQSGKSGRQLSEELAKMAAQQQMLREALQQLEKMQQQAKDGKNGQKKGSDGQGGLGDLKKMMEQTEEDLVNKRLTEQTVMRQRQILSRLLEAEKSARERDLDNKREAETARTVPPGFPPAFEKYRRERNRQTELLRTVPPALTPYYQREVSEYFQKMK, from the coding sequence GTGTCGAAAGGTTCTGCCATGCCGGCAACGCAATACGCTTCTTCTGCGGCCGCTCCTGCCAGTTGGCAGGCCGTACGCCAACACCTAGAGGGCTTCAAACGCAAATTTTACCTCAGCCTGCTAGTGCGCGGGGTGCTGGTAGCCGGTGGGCTGCTGCTTACGCTGTTTGTGGTCTTCAACCTGCTCGAGTACTTCTTGTACCTGCCCACCTGGGTGCGGGGCGGGCTGCTGTTCGGCTTTTTGGGGCTGACGGTTTGGGCCTTTGTGCACTGGATTTGGCAGCCGCTGGCCGCCCTCACCAACCTGCGCCGCCTGCTCTCCGACGAGCAAGCCGCCCAGCGGGTAGGTCAGCTGTTTCCGGAGGTGCAAGACCGCCTGCTGAACGCGCTGCAGCTGCAGGGCCAAGCCCGCGACAACGCCCTGATTGCCGCCAGCCTCGAGCAACGCGCCGGCCAGCTGCAAGGCATCGACTTTGCCGGCCGAATCCGCATCAAAGAGGAAACCCGCCCGCTCTGGAAGTACGCCGCCGTGCCGGCCCTGGTGGCCGCGGGCTTGCTGTTGGTGTGGCCCAGCCTGTTTGTGCAGGGTACTGAGCGCATTTTCCACTACAACCGAGCGTACTCGCGGCCCATGCCGTTCCGCTTTGTGGTTGGCAATAAGCAGCTGCAAACCTTCAAAAACGAAGATTTCAAGCTGGAAGTAACAGTGGAGGGCGACGTGATGCCCAACGAAGTAAGCGTGCTGTACGACGGCCGCGAGCGGCGCCTCACCAAAGTAGGTCCGGGCCGGTTTGCGTTTACGTTTCAGCAGCCGCAGCGCAGCACCGATTTTCAGCTGGCCGCTGCCGGCTTCACTTCCGACGACTACCAGCTGCGGGTGCTGGAGCGCCCCACCTTGCGCGAGTTTGCCGTGCGGGCCGAGTACCCCGGCTACCTGCGCCGCGCCGCCGAAACCCTGCCCAACGACGGCAACCTCACCGTGCCCGAAGGCACGCGCCTGACCTGGCAGTTCAGTACGGCCGCCACCGAGCAGGTAAAGCTGGAATTTCTGGAGCCCAACGAAACCCTAACGGCCCAAGCGGCCAACGACGACGGCCGGTTCACCATCACGCGCCAGGCCCTGCGCAGCCAACCCTACCGCGTGCAGCTGCGCAACGCCATCAGCCCGCAACGCGACCCGATTGAGTACCAGCTCACGGTGGTGCCCGATCAGGCGCCCAGCATCACTGTAGAGGCTTTTGCCGACACAGCCACGCGCCGATATTTGGCCCTGGCTGGCACCCTGCGCGACGATTACGGCTTGTCGCGGTTGGCGCTGCACTACCGCGTAGGCACGGCGCAACGCCCCGGCCAGTGGCGCACGGCACCCATTGCCTTAGCCAACAACGGCCCTGCCCAAACCTACACGCACCAGTGGGACCTAGGGCCGCTGCGCCTGAAAGCCGGCGACCAGCTGGAGTACGCCGTGGAGGTGTGGGACAACGACGGCCTGCACGGCCCCAAAAGCGCCCGTACCCGCCCCATTACCTACCGCTTGCCCTCCCGGGCCGAAATGCGCGAGCAGCTGAACGCCAGCGCTTCGGCCATGCAAAACAAAATGACCAGCGCGCAAGAGCAGAGCAAAAAGCTGCAGCGCGAGTTGGCCAAAGCCGAGCAAAAGCTGAAAACCAAGCGCGAGCTGAGCTACTCCGACCGCAAGGAGATGCAACAGATGCTGCAGCAAAAGCAGCAGATGGATCAGCAGCTCTCGGAGATGAAGCAGCTATTTGAGCAGCTGCAACAAAAGCAGGAGCAAATGGACCCGCGCAGCCAGCAGCTTGCCGAAAAAGCGCAGGAGCTGCAAAAGCTGATGGACTCGATGATGGACGAGCAGACCAAGAAGCTGTACGAGGAGCTGCAAAAGCTGCTGCAACAGCAAAAGGCGCCCGAAAGCGAGATTCAGAAGCTGCTCGAGAAAATTGAGAACAAAGAAGAAACGCTGCAGAAAGAGTTGGAGCGCGCCATGGACTTGTTCAAGCAATTGCAGCTTGAGCAGAAGATGGAAAGCACCACCGAGCAGCTGGAAAAGCTAGCCGAGCAGGAGCAGAAGCTGGCCGAGCAAACCCAAAAAGCCGCCGACAAGCCCGCCGACCAGCGCAAGCAGGAAAACGAGCAGCTAAAGCAACAGCAGCAGGAAGCGCAAAAGGCGTTCGAGGAGGTAAAGAAAGAGCTGCAGGAATTGCAGAAGATGGATCAGCAGCTCGACAACCAGAACAACCTCGACCCCATGCAGCAGCAGCAGCAGGAAACCGAGCAGCAAATGCAGGACAGCCAGGAGCAGCTGCAGAAAAACCAAAACCAGAAAGCCAGCCAGAGTCAGCAACAGGCCGCTCAAAACATGAAGGAAATGGCGCAGAAGATGCGCCAGCAGATGGAGGAAGAAGAGTCGGATGAGCAGCAAGAGAACATCGACCACTTGCGCGACATCCTCGAAAACCTACTGAAGCTTTCGTTCGACCAGGAAAACCTGATGAAGCAGTTTCGGCAGGTCGATCAGTCGGACCCGCGGTTTGTGCAGCTCAGCCAAAACCAGCGCAAGCTTCGCGACGATGCCGTGGTGGTGCAAGACTCCTTGTATGCCCTGGCCAAGCGCGTGTTCCAGATCCAGAGTTTCGTGACGCGCGAGGTGACGGAGATGAACGGCCAGATGGACCAGGCCATGGAGCAGCTGCGCCAGCGCAACCTAGGCCGCGCCACCAACTCGCAGCAGCTGGCCATGACCTCGATGAACAACTTGGCCCTGATGCTGAACGATGCCCTGAAGCAAATGCAGGAGCAGCAACGCCAAGCGCAGCAAAACCAATCGGGCAGCGGCAGCCGCGGCAAAAAAAAGAAAAGCGGCCAGCAGAACCCTGGCGCCGGCCAAATGGGCAAGTTGCAGCAGCAGCTCAACCAGCAAATTCAGCAGTTGCAGCAAAGCGGCAAAAGCGGGCGGCAGCTTTCGGAAGAGCTAGCCAAGATGGCTGCCCAGCAGCAGATGCTGCGGGAGGCACTGCAGCAACTCGAGAAAATGCAGCAGCAAGCCAAAGACGGCAAAAACGGCCAGAAAAAAGGCTCCGACGGCCAGGGGGGCCTAGGGGATTTGAAGAAGATGATGGAACAAACCGAGGAAGACCTCGTAAATAAACGGTTGACGGAGCAAACCGTTATGCGCCAGCGTCAGATCCTGAGCCGCCTCTTGGAAGCCGAGAAATCGGCCCGGGAGCGGGACCTCGACAACAAGCGCGAAGCCGAAACAGCACGCACGGTGCCGCCCGGTTTTCCGCCGGCTTTCGAGAAATATCGTCGGGAACGTAACCGTCAGACGGAGTTGCTACGTACGGTACCGCCGGCCCTCACGCCGTATTATCAGCGGGAGGTGAGCGAGTATTTTCAGAAAATGAAATAG